A single Lactuca sativa cultivar Salinas chromosome 8, Lsat_Salinas_v11, whole genome shotgun sequence DNA region contains:
- the LOC111921888 gene encoding serine/threonine-protein kinase Nek2 → MENYEILEQIGKGSFASALLVRHKREKKMYVLKKIRLARQSDRTRKSALLEMELISKVQNPFIVEYKDSWVEKGCYVCIIIAHCEGGDMTEAIKRANGTHFPEEKLCKWLVQLLVALDYLHVNHILHRDVKCSNIFLTRDQEIRLGDFGLAKMLTSDDLASSVVGTPSYMCPELLADIPYGSKSDIWSLGCCIYEMMAFKPAFKAFDMQALINKINKSIVAPLPTMYSGAFRGLVKSMLRKNPETRPSAADLLRHSHLQPYVHNLNLNLNPPRHHHTYPVHWTDYTYEKKTTFIEPQPQPKMVHSHSHTTQTQSFSSDRALNPSVSEHDLSTSFTRNLSTRGIHEKKPVVKTPSVTKTLRSTPVKANATPRRHSSLPNITRGGSDHQLLPESRTPARKPPRRKISDPKSNTCLSSIESPDVSVNDPLINKMTEMPLGSTEERLILTSSVCSSGTYINSRKESVTTDHCSVKTIDQTHTKTVTTGDGPRRFDTSSYQQRAEALEGLLEFSAQLMQQKRIEELAVLLKPFGPEKVSPRETAIWLSKSFKESGGGGVVAGNF, encoded by the exons ATGGAGAACTACGAAATACTAGAGCAGATTGGGAAGGGTTCCTTTGCTTCTGCTCTACTTGTGAGGCATAAACGTGAAAAGAAAAT GTATGTTTTGAAGAAAATCCGACTTGCCAGACAGTCTGATAGAACCCGTAAATCTGCCCTTCTGGAG ATGGAGCTTATTTCCAAAGTACAAAATCCTTTTATAGTAGAATACAAAGATTCATGGGTAGAAAAG GGTTGTTATGTGTGTATTATTATAGCTCATTGCGAAGGAGGCGACAT GACTGAAGCAATCAAAAGAGCCAATGGAACTCATTTCCCTGAAGAG AAACTCTGCAAATGGCTTGTTCAACTCTTAGTGGCCCTTGATTACTTGCAcgttaatcatatcctccatagAGATGTTAAG TGTTCAAATATATTCTTAACTAGAGATCAAGAAATCCGACTTG GTGATTTTGGTCTTGCTAAAATGTTGACTTCTGATGATCTTGCATCCTCT GTTGTGGGTACTCCTAGCTACATGTGTCCTGAGCTTCTTGCAGATATACCTTATGGTTCTAAGTCAGATATCTGGTCTTTAG GATGTTGTATATATGAAATGATGGCTTTCAAGCCTGCCTTCAAAGCTTTT GATATGCAAGCTTTAATCAACAAAATAAACAAATCTATAGTCGCCCCACTTCCAACCATGTACTCCGGTGCatt TCGTGGGCTTGTTAAGAGCATGCTGCGGAAAAATCCAGAAACGAGACCAAGT GCTGCAGATTTGCTCAGACATTCACATCTACAACCATACGTACATAATCTTAATCTAAACTTGAACCCCCCAAGACACCACCATACATATCCAGTCCATTGGACTGATTATACATACGAAAAGAAAACAACATTCATTGAACCTCAACCTCAACCTAAAATGGTTCACTCTCATAGTCATACAACACAAACCCAATCTTTCAGCAGTGATCGTGCCTTAAATCCTAGTGTATCTGAACATGATTTGTCAACATCATTTACTAGAAACCTATCAACTCGTGGTATCCATGAAAAGAAACCAGTTGTTAAGACACCAAGTGTTACCAAAACCCTAAGATCCACACCTGTAAAAGCTAATGCTACTCCTAGAAGACATTCTTCCTTGCCAAATATAACCAGAGGTGGTTCGGATCATCAATTG CTCCCGGAATCAAGAACTCCAGCCAGAAAACCACCGCGAAGGAAGATATctgacccaaaatccaacacatgtCTTTCTAGTATCGAGTCTCCAGATGTATCGGTCAACGATCCACTGATCAACAAGATGACGGAGATGCCGTTAGGCTCAACGGAAGAACGCCTGATCCTAACCTCATCGGTATGTTCTTCCGGTACTTACATCAACAGCAGGAAGGAATCCGTTACAACCGACCATTGCTCGGTCAAAACCATTGACCAAACCCACACAAAAACCGTAACAACGGGGGATGGTCCGCGTAGGTTTGACACGTCGTCGTATCAGCAACGAGCAGAGGCGTTAGAAGGGTTGTTGGAGTTTAGTGCGCAGTTGATGCAGCAAAAACGTATCGAAGAACTAGCGGTTTTGTTGAAGCCGTTTGGACCGGAGAAGGTGTCTCCGAGAGAAACTGCTATTTGGTTGTCTAAAAGTTTCAAGgaaagtggtggtggtggtgttgttgCTGGGAATTTTTAG
- the LOC111921890 gene encoding uncharacterized protein LOC111921890, with product MRDSKWRWTLISCPKRSVQLSVDINLLPAKTLTIMEDGQTLELYDLHYSDLMALSSSDHRLPTTSENTSYLESVMNTVMKNLGPSGSGLLAVTGVPNASALRQTLLPMARKLALLNNEDRKRVLKDHGLGSDVPLKNIDRTVSPFAMQLKYNQTLDMTSVCNLIHSETACHSSDIENLNEFKNLGNIFKELGNCMMDLGIQVARVCDKFIGGHELEQSLLESCCAKGRLIHYHSFQDNLILQASNTKQPQNKTFKKTISNHSDLWQQWHYDYGVFTVLTAPMFIFNESSQSCDGQECPSPSGHTYLQIFDPNKNSVVMVKAPVGSFIVQVGESGDILSKGKLHATLHSVCRPKNLENISRETFVVFLQPSWNKKLSVYDFSVEHLSLNDGYSRICNEDNQFQNPSLDVGKLVPPLCDRLKDGMTFAEFSKETTKQYYGSSGVQSKNR from the exons atGAGGGATAGCAAGTGGCGATGGACATTAATCTCGTGCCCCAAACGAAGCGTTCAGTTGAGCGTTGACATTAATCTCTTGCCCGCCAAAACCTTAACCATAATGGAAGATGGTCAAACCCTGGAACTCTATGATCTCCACTACTCTGATCTTATGGCATTGTCTTCTTCAGATCACCGGTTACCAACAACTTCCGAAAACACCTCATATTTGGAATCAGTGATGAACACGGTCATGAAAAACCTAGGTCCGTCCGGTTCTGGTCTTCTTGCCGTCACCGGAGTCCCCAATGCTTCCGCTCTCCGCCAAACACTGCTTCCAATGGCTCGAAAGCTTGCTCTTCTTAACAATGAAGATCGCAAACGCGTACTCAAG GATCATGGGTTAGGGAGTGATGTTCCACTGAAGAACATAGATAGAACAGTTTCCCCTTTCGCTATGCAATTAAAATACAACCAAACCCTAGACATGACCAGTGTCTGTAACTTAATTCATTCAGAGACTGCATGTCACAGTTCAGATATTGAGAATCTGAACGAATTCAAAAATCTTGGGAACATATTCAAAGAGCTAGGAAATTGCATGATGGATCTAGGCATTCAAGTAGCAAGGGTGTGTGACAAGTTCATTGGTGGACATGAGCTAGAGCAAAGCTTACTAGAATCATGCTGTGCTAAAGGGCGTCTTATTCACTACCATTCATTTCAAGATAACCTTATTCTACAAGCTTCAAATACCAAACAACCCCAAAACAAGACATTCAAAAAAACCATTAGTAATCACTCTGATTTATGGCAGCAGTGGCATTATGATTATGGTGTGTTCACTGTTTTGACAGCTCCAATGTTTATATTTAATGAATCTTCCCAATCATGTGATGGACAAGAATGCCCTTCCCCTAGTGGACATACGTATTTGCAAATATTTGATCCGAATAAGAACAGTGTTGTAATGGTGAAGGCACCTGTTGGGAGTTTTATTGTTCAAGTAGGGGAATCAGGTGATATATTGTCAAAGGGGAAGCTTCATGCAACTCTTCACTCTGTTTGTAGACCTAAAAATTTGGAAAACATTAGCAGGGAGACATTTGTTGTGTTCTTGCAGCCTTCATGGAACAAGAAACTTTCTGTTTATGATTTTTCAGTGGAACATTTGAGTTTGAATGATGGGTATTCAAGAATATGTAATGAGGATAATCAGTTTCAAAATCCAAGTTTGGATGTTGGAAAATTAGTTCCACCACTTTGTGATCGATTGAAAGATGGAATGACATTTGCAGAGTTCTCAAAAGAAACAACAAAGCAATATTATGGAAGCAGTGGAGTGCAGTCGAAGAATAGATAG